Genomic segment of Xanthobacter dioxanivorans:
TCGGCGGCGCGGGGCAGGCCGAAGCGCAGCACGATCGTATCCTCGCCTCTGGCGAGGACCCAGACGCGCGGATCCGCCTTCTCGCCCTTGGTCTCCTTCTTGGCATCCTTCTTGGGCTCTTGCGCCGTCCCCTTGCTGCTCTTGGGCGCGGCAAGGACAGGGGTCGCGATGAGCGCCGCGATCGCGACGAGCACTTTCGTGAGCAGCCATGCCCGCATGGATTCTCGGTCCTCGCCCGTGCACGATCCCAAGGAATGCCGTGCCCCGAAGACGCGCATGCGTCCCGGTGCCTTCAATCACCCCATAGACGAGTGATGTTTGCGTCCCCCGACGCCATCGCATATCACGGCGTCCCGCCCGCCGCGACAACACGCGCGGGAAATGTGTTGAAACCCCGCGGCCCAATTCACCATGCCCGAGCTTCCTGAACGCGGCGCCCACTCCCCGGCCGAGTCGCCTCGCGCGGGGGCATCGGGGCGGGTGCGCATCGATCGCCTGCTGGTGGAGCTTGGGTTGTTCGAGAGCCGTGCCCGCGCCCAGGCGGCCATCGCGGCGGGGCTCGTGCGCGCCGACGGGGTAGTGGTGGCGAAGCCCTCGGCCGAGGTGAACCCCGCCGCCTCGATCAGCGCGGAAGATGTTCACGACTTCGTGTCCCGCGGCGCGTTGAAGCTCGCCGCCGGTCTCGATGCGTTCGGCATCGATCCCCGCGGCCTCGTCGCCCTGGACGTGGGCGCATCCACCGGCGGCTTTACCGAGGTGCTGCTGCGGCGGGGCGCGCGGCGCATCCATGCGGTGGATGTGGGGCGCGCCCAGCTCCATCCCCGCCTCGCCGCCCGGCCGGAGGTGCAACTGATGGAGGGCACGGACATCCGCACCCTGGAACGCGCCGCCATCCCCGAGCCGGTGGATCTCGTGGTGGTGGACGTGAGCTTCATCTCGCTGGCGCTCGTGCTGCCGCCGGCGCTCGCCTTTGCCGCCCCGCGGGCGAGCCTGGTGGCGCTGGTGAAACCGCAGTTCGAGGC
This window contains:
- a CDS encoding TlyA family RNA methyltransferase; protein product: MRIDRLLVELGLFESRARAQAAIAAGLVRADGVVVAKPSAEVNPAASISAEDVHDFVSRGALKLAAGLDAFGIDPRGLVALDVGASTGGFTEVLLRRGARRIHAVDVGRAQLHPRLAARPEVQLMEGTDIRTLERAAIPEPVDLVVVDVSFISLALVLPPALAFAAPRASLVALVKPQFEAGRAAVRKGVVRDAAVHEAVCARVEGEIAALGWRVLGRVPSPIEGGDGNREFLVGAARP